CTCGACGGTCCCGCCGCCACCGCCGCCACCGCCGTCGCCGCCCGTCCCGTCTCCGGTCCCGTCCGTTCCGTTACCTGCTCCGGGCCCCGCGCCGTCCTGGCAGCCGGCGAGCCCGACCGCGCCGGCCACGCCGACGGCCTTGACGAACCGCCGCCGCGAACTCGACGCTCCGGGCCCACTCTCCGCTCCCGACGATGAGTTCTGGGACATATCTCTCACGATCGATGCTGCCAGACTAAGGTATAGTCCGCCATCCGCTGACACGCTCGGGATAACCGCGGGTTACCGCCGGCCCCGCTGTCGAAACGGTCGCCGCCGATTTGATGACGGGTGCCCGACATACCGCATGGAACTCGTCGGTCACCGGGGTTGCCCCGACCACGGTCCGGAGAACACCGCCCGGGCGGTCGCGTCGGCCGCGCGCCACCTCCCCGCCGTCGAGGTCGACCTCCGGCGCTGCGGCTCGGGCGAACTCGTCGCCGCCCACGACGAGCGCGTCGACGGCTTCACCGACGGGACCGGCCGCGTCGCCGACCTCGACCTGGCGGCCTTGCGGGGCCTGCGCGTCGACGGCTCCGACGAGCCCGTCGCCACGTTCGCCGAGATTCTCGACGCCGCCCCCGTCGAAACGACGCTCCACGTCGAACTCAAAGAGCCCGGCCTCTGGCGGGACGTGCAGGCGACGCTGGACCGGACGGACCGGCCGCCCGTTCGCCTCTCGTCGTTCTCGGCGCCGGCGCTGGCCGAGATCGCCCGCTCGGAGTGGGACCCGGAGACGGGCCTGCTGTTCGGCGACCACCCGATCGCGAACCTTGACCTCGCGGCCGCGCTGGACTGCGCGAACGTCCACCCGCCCGCGGGGCTGTGTCTCGACCCCGGCGGTCGCGCCCTCGTCGAGCGAGCCCACGACGCCGGGTTCGGCGTCTACGCCTGGGGACTGGACGCGGCGGCCGGCGACCGGGAGAGTCGGTCGGCGACGGTCCGGGGGCTGGCCGACCGCGGCGTCGACGGCGTGACGACCGACACCTGGGACCTCCCGTCGCCGTAGCGACCGCCTACGGGCCGTAATCCACGCCTAGGCGACCGAACCGACGATACGCTCAAACGGGCGACCGCCGAACCGCGAGCCATGCGACGACTCCGGAGAGCCGACCGGTCGAACGGTGTCCGAGCCGCGCCCGCGGACTCGGTGTCCGGCGGGGAGGAACCGGGAACCGACGACCCGACGCCGGCGACGCTCGCGGAGGCGACGACGGCCGACGGCGAGGCGATGCTCGCCGACCTGGTCGAGGCGGGCGTCGTCGACGCGACCGGTGGCGACGCGCGACTCGCGGCCGACTTCGACGAACACCGGCGGACGGCGGTCGAACGGCTCCGCGCGCTCCCGCCCGACGACCTCGCGGCCGCGACGCTCGCCGTGGCGCCGACCGCGACGAGCGCCGAGGCGGTGACCGAGGGCGAGCGAACGTTCGTCGTGCTCTCGGACGGGTCGAGCGAGCCCGCGGGGGAGGTGTGGCTACGCCGACCCGTCGCGGTCGCCGAGACGGCCGCCGCGCTCGCGCTGGCGGAAACCGCCGACCTCGACGCGGACCGCCGGGCGGTCGCCGCCCACGGCCTCTCCGTCTACCTCGACGACTGCCCGGTCTGCGGGACCGACCTCGAAGCCCGCAAGGCCGGCGGCTGCTGCGGCCCGCCGCGCACCGACGCCGAGGGCCACCCGCTGCGGGCGCTCGTCTGCGTCGACTGCCGGACGCAGTTCGTCGCCTTCGAGTAGCCGCGGCGCCACTCGTCCGGTGTGACCCGCTATCTCCTCGCGACCGCGTCGGTCCACACGACCGCCGCGGCCGCCGACTACCTCGCCGACCGACTCGGCGCCGACGACGAGGTCGTCGTGCTCACGGCTTCGGAGCCCGACCTCGACGCCCGCGACGCCGGCGACGCCGCCAACGTCGCCCGGTCGCGGTTGCTGCCCGCGACCGTCGACGTGCTGGAACGGACGGGCGACCCCGCCGACGAGATCCGAACCGTCCTCGCCGAGCGAGACGCCGACGCGCTCCTGCTCGGGCCGCGCCGGGGTGACCCAGCGGCGAGCGGCGACGGTGACGGCCCGGCCGCCGGTTCCGCGCTCGGCTCGACGGTTCGCGCGCTGCTCGGTGACGTGGCCGTGCCGGTCGTGGTCGTGCCGGTGCCCGAGTCGTCGGAGCCCGCCTGACGCCGCGGTTCCCCTCGCATCGCCGCCGAGTGTCGCGGGAGTCGCCACCGGCGGCCGCGCCGGTCAGTCGTCCTCGGCCGCGAGCCCGATATCGGCGCCGTCGGCCTCGATACTCCCCGTGTCTGGCGTGGTCCGCTCGCCGCGGGCGGACTGGATCTTGCCGACCGCGACGGCACAGACGTAGATCCCCACGGCGAAGAGGACGATGACCCCGCCGGCCGTGACCCCGCCGTAGTAGGCGGCGGCGATGCCCAGCAACACCGCCAGTTCCGCGAGGACGACCGAGACCACGAGCGACTCGGAGAAGCTCCGGGACACCTGGGTCGCACCGGCGACCGGGACCACGAGCATCGCCGCGACGAGGATGACGCCCATGATCTGCATCGCGCCGACGACGACCATCGCCGTCAGCATCACCATCACGCGGTTGTACCAGTTGACGGGGATCCCCGAGACCTCGGCCGCGGTCTCGTCGAAGGTGACGTACAGCAGCTGGTTGCGCGTGACGGCCACCGTCCCGACGATGACGGCGAACAGCACCAGGAGGATGGCCGCGCTCTGTGGCGACACCGTCGAGAGGTTCCCGAAGAGGAACTGGTCGACGCCGACGGCGAGCCCGCCCGCGTTGAGGCTGATGAGGGTCGTTCCCAGCGCGAACCCCGTCGAGAGGACGATCGCCATCGACACGTCGTTGTAGGCGTCGGTGGTCTCGGAGATGAGTTCGATACAGAGCGCGGCGATCATCGCCACGATGACCGCGGTGAGGTACGGCGACACCCCCAGGTCGATGACGGCGTTGAGGAACAGCCCGACGGCGACGCCGGCGAACCCGGTGTGGGCCAGCGCGTCACCGATGAGCGCGAGCTGTCGGTGGACGAGGAAGGTCCCGATGAGCGGCGCCATCACGCCGACGCAGAGCCCGACGAGTATCGCCCGCTGCATGAACCGGAAGCGCGGGTTCAGCATCTCCAGGCCCGTGAGGTAGTACGCCCAGTCCATCAGCCAGTACCACTGCTCTAAGACCCACAGGAGGACGCCGAAGACGAGGTCGCCGACGGCGCCCAGCCCGCCCTGCAGGGGGAGCGCGAGCGACGGGTCCACGACCGACGGGGTCACCAGCGACGGGTCCACGGCGGCGAGGACGGTCGCCGCGAGCGCGGCCGCCGCTCCCGCGCTCATCCGTCGACCCCCGCCAGCGACCGCGCCCCGGGCCCGAACGCACGGGCCAGCGCGTCGCTGTCGACGAACTCGTCGGTCGGCCCGTCGAAGTACACCTCGCGGTTGAGACAGACGACGCGGTCGGCGTGTTCGACGACCGCCCCGAGGTCGTGCTCGATGAGCAGGACGGTGATCCCCTCGGCGTTCAGCGCCGCCAGCAGGTCGTAGAAGGCGTCGACCGACTCGGCGTCGACGCCGACGGTCGGCTCGTCTAAGACGAGCAGGTCGGCCTCGCCCGCCAGCGCCCGCGCGATGAACGCGCGCTGGCGCTGTCCGCCCGACAGCTGCGTGACGCGCCGGTCGGCGAACGCCGTCATCCCGACGGTCGCCAGCGCCTCGTCGACAACGGCCCAGTCCTCGCTCGATAGCCGCCCGAACCCGACGTGGGGGAACCGACCCATCTTCACCACCTCGCGGACGGTGATGGGCATCTCCTTCGCGGCGCTGGCGTGCTGGGAGACGTAGCCGACCCGCTCGCCGTCGTCGAAGCGGTCGGCGCGCTCGCCGAACAGGCGGGCCCGTCCCGCGTCGGGTTCGAGCAGCCCGAGCATCAGCTGCATCAGGGTCGACTTCCCCGAACCGTTCGGGCCCACGACCGCGACGTACTCGCCCGGGTCGACGGCCAGCGACACGTCCTCGACCACCGGCGTCGCCGTGTAGCCGAAGGTGACGCCCGCGAGATCGACGACCGGCTCGCTCGCCGTGGCCTCCGCGTCCGCCGCTGTGGTCGTCCGCTCGTCCGCTCTCTCCGCGGTTCCGGAGTCGATATTCTGCGAGTTCATCTCGGTTCGAAGTTCCGCCACTGTTCGAGCCACTCGGCCGACGGCGCCGCGTTCTCGGGCGTCTCGTTGCCGAGGACGATGTCGAGCGTCGGCATGTTGACGTTGTACGCGATCTCCTCGTAGCCCCAGTTCCGTGCGACCCACTCCTCGTGGACGCCGGCGTACGGCGTCACGGGGAAGTACGCCTCCACGTCCGTCTCGCGGACGAGCTGCTGGGCGGGGCGCTGGGACTCGAAGACGCCGTTGGCGATATACTTGATATCGTTCTCGCGGATGACTCGCTCGGCCTCGCGGATGTCGGCGGGCTTGACGTCGCCGCTCGCCGCGAGGCTGGTCACCAGCGGTCGCATCCGCACGCCGTAGCGCACCCCGAGGTACTGGAAGGCGTTGTGCGCGGCCAGCTGGACGACGTCGCGGCCGGACCGGTCGAAGATGGCCTCGTAGTCCGCGTCGATACGGTCGAGCACGTCGGACTTGTACGTCTCGGCGTTCTCGCGGAGGGCGTCGGCGTGTTCTGGGACGATCTCCGCGAACCCGTCGGCGATGTTGTCGACGGACCGCTTCGCGCGCCGCGGATCCAGCCAGAAGTGCGGGTCCTTCCCGCGCTGGGCGCCGACGCCCTCCTCGTCGCGGTCCAGCGACGCGGCGAGGTCCACCAGTTCGATCCCCTCCCGGACGTTGATCAGCGCCGTGTCCACGCCGTCGCCCTCGATGGTCCGGATAGCTCGGTCGGCCCAGGGCTGGAACTCCTCGCCGACGTGGACGAACGCGTCCGCCTCGATGATGCGCCGGGTGATGCTGGCGTTGGGCTCCCACCCGTGGCCGTGCAACCCCGTCGGGACGAGGTTCTCCACCGTCAGCGGGGTCCCCTCGGCGATCCGTCGGCCGAAGTCGAAGAAGCTGAAAAAGGACGCCACGGCGACCGGCTCGCTCCCGCCGTCGCCGTCGCTCCCGGCCTCGACCGGCGCGCTCGGGAGCGCCGTGCAACCGGCCACACCCGCCAGCATCGCCGCGCCGCCGGCGCGGAGCGCGTCCCGTCGCGTCACTGCCTGTTGGTCGTCTGTATCGTGTGACATGACTTAGCACCAAATCCAAAAATTAGACTTGTCTAATCCATAGTTCGTGAAAGGCACGTTTATATATTTCGGTCAGGGAAACAACTGCTGACGGGGCGCTGGGACGGCGACGGACACCGGCTCGTTCCCGCGGATCGCCGAACCGACGCCTCGGTCGGTACCGCCGTTCGGAGAACGTCGCGGGGGCGGCCGGTGCGGGAACCGTCGGTCCGCTACAGCCGGTCGAGGACGGCTTCGGCGTCGTAGTTGAGGGGTAGCTCCCGCGAGCGGCCCCGCCCCTCCACGTCGGCGTAGCTGGCGGCCGTCGACGTGCCCGTCGTGTCGTGCCACTGGTGGCACTGTAACCTACGCGTGGTCGTCGATCCAGCGGCACCACGCCTCGAACGCTTCGGCGCCGCACTGGTCGGCGATCGAGTGTAGTGTTCCGATCCGAACTTCCGTGTGCATCGGAACGTCTACGTTTCTGACCTCTCCGGTGTCGGCGTTCTCGTACCGGAGTCGAACGTGACTCCCGGATCGGGAGACAGGTTCGTACCCGAAGTCGGTCAGGACAGCGATGATCTCCCGTCCCGAGAACGTCGTCCGCACCATCAGCAGTCAACGAAGAAACTCGGGGAGCGGTCCGTCGGCGTCGCGCTCGTCCGGATCGACATCGAGTTCGTCTCGAAGGAACTCGTCGGGGTTTTCGATGGACTCGCCGCCGCCCTCGTGGAGTTCGAGTACCTCCGCGAGCTGTGCGAGCGCCTCCGCGCGGCTGTCGCCACCGCGTGCGAGCCCCGTCTCTAGGTCCCGTGCGGTGACTGTCCCGTCGTCCTCCCGGACGAACTCGACGCCGTCGGGACCGTCGCCGTCGGGGTCGTCGGTCGCGCTTGCCATACGCAGACGTTGCTCGGTTTCGGCGATAAACCTTCGCCCGTCAGCACCGGACTATTTCAATTCGACCAGCAGGCTCCGTGCGACCCGTTCGAACCCGAGTCCCCCGGCCAGCGCCACAGAGGCCGTCCACCGTTCGACCGTCCGATACTCCACGAGATGCCCGCGGTCGAGCGCGTGGGCGGTCGCCGCAGAGACCGCCGCCTTGGCGTGCCCCTCGCCGCGGTGTGCCGGGTGCGAAGCGACCGCGAGTTTCGCCACACCGTCGACGACGCCGTACTGGACCGCCGCGACCGGTCGGTCGGCTCGAAGCACTGCGAACGTCGGTACGTCGGCATCGACAGCGAGTCCCGAACGCACCCACTCCTCGACCGGACAGGGGTCGCGGAGCCAGTCGAGTCGACGGGGCTCGATCCGCCGGACCCCGCGTTCGACGGGATCGAAGGTGGTTTCGTCGCAGTACTCGACGAACTGGGGACCGAGCACGTCGTCGACTGCCGCCACGGGTTCGACCAGCGCCCGTGCCCCTTTGCGGTCGATATCGAACGGGACGTGGTCGGCGTGCTCCCGGAGCGCCTCGAGAAATGCGGGCGGTGCGCCGACGGCCCCGCCGCTCTCCCAACAGAGAATTTCGACGCCGTTCTGGCCCCATTCCGTCACCGTCGTCGCCGAGTCGAAGACCGACTCGGGGCGGCAACCGATGATGTCGGCCCAGTGGCGCCTGGCAGTTCCACGGGCATCGGAGTGCATATCGAACCGAGCGCTCGCGCGTGAAAAAAGCGTTTGCAGGCCCTGTGAACGAGTGTCGGACGTCCCTCAGAGCCGCTCCAGCACCGCGTCGGCGTCGTAGTTCAGCGTCAGTTCCCGCGAGCGGCCCCGTCCCTCCACGTCGGCGTAGCTGGCGGTGATGATCCCCAGCTGGTCGAGCTTGTTCGTCACCTCGGAGTAGCGGGTGTAGCCCAGCCCGGTCTCGTCGTTGAACACGTCGTAGATGTCGCCGGCGCGCTTGCCGTCGTGCTCGGCGATCACCTCCAGCAGGGCGCTCTCGGCCTCCGAGAGTTCCTGCAGGCGCCGCGAGAGGTGGACGTACTTGGACTTGTCGTAGGCCTTCTCGACGTCCTGCATCTCGATGGCCTTGCTCGCGCGCATCTCGGCGTTGAGCCCCGCACGGCGCATCAGGTCGATGCCGACGCGCAGGTCCCCGCCCTGTTCCTCGGTACACTCGGCGACCCGGTCGAGGACCGGCGCGTCCATCACGCCCTCGTGGAACCCCCGGTCGACCCGCTCTTCGAGGATGTCGACGATCTCCGTCTGGTCGTACTTCGGGAAGTACACGTCCTCCGGACGGAAGACGCTCTGGACGCGCGTGTCCAGCGCGTCGATCACGTCGAGATCCAGGTCCGAGGAGATGCAGACGACGCCGATCTTCGCGCCGCCCTGCTCCTCGTGCGCGCGCAGGAGCGAGTAGAGGGTGTCGGAGGCCTCGTCCTCGTAGAAGAGGTAGTTCACGTCGTCGAGCGCGACCGCCAGCACGCGGTCGTCGTCGACCAGCTGGTCGGTGATCTGGGAGAACAGCTTCTTGAACGAGATGCCCGAGGAGGGCGGCTCGTAGTCGAACACCCCTTCGAAGAGCCGCGAGAACACCGAGTACCGGGTGGAGTTGACCTGGCAGTTGACCCGCACCGTCTTCACGTCGGTCTGGGCGCGCAGTTCGCCGAACAGCTTCTGGACCGCCGTGGTCTTGCCCGTCCCCGGCGGCCCGCGCGCGACGACGTTGAGCGGTCGCGAGCCCCGGACGGCAGGGCGGAGCGCGTACTTCAGCGTCTCCATCTGCGTGTCGCGGTGGAGAAACGTCTCCGGCAGGTAGTCGATCTCGAAGACGTGTTCGTCGCGGAACACCGACTCGTCCCACGACAGCATCCCCTCCTCGGGGTCCTCCGTCATTACTTTCACCACGCTCCCCGCGCCACTTAACCGTTTGCCAGTCGGGGCGAAAGTGGAACGCAACCGCCAGCAGACGGTATGTTTTCCCGACCGTCGGGCCGAAAACTGGTCGGCGTCCCGCGGAACCGCCCTGGGCTCGACGGAAGTGAAGCGGGCGTCGGGCGGTTCGACGAGTGGTGTCGCGCGGCGATGGATCGAAGCCGAGCCGGCGGGACGCTCCCCCAGTATGGAGCCGACCGAGGCGACGCTCTGCCATCCCGTCGTCGACGACTCGATGCACGTCCACGTCTTCGCCGCGACGGCGTCGAGAGCGAGCCCGAGACGACCGAGGAGGCCGTCCCGGAGTGGTACCCCACGGAGGCGGTACCCTACGACGAGATGTGGATCGACGACCGGGTGTGGCTCCCGCATCTCGTCGCCGGCGAAACCTTCCGCGGGACGTTCGTACTGAGCGACGACGGCGAGTCACTGGTGCGCTACGAGATGGACATCGGCGTCGCCGTGGAGTGAGTCGGCGGTCAGTGCAGAGTGTTGTGGTTGCAGTGCGGTCGGCGCGTGCTGTCGAGCGTGCCCGCCTTTTGGCGGGCCGCTCGAAATAGCCGCGCGAGGGATGAGAGAGCCGAAGGCGAGCGAATCGGCTGGGGAGGCTCGTGGCTGCCTGCGGTGCTGTGCGGGGCAGTTACCGTTGCGGTGCCGTGCGGTCCCTGGTGGACTGAACGGGCGAGGCGTGCTCGCGCCGGTAGTCGCCTGAGCGGCCACTATCCGCGCGGGCGGTGCCGAGAGCGCGGATATCCCGCTCAGCGACCGCGAGCGCGTCGAGGACGTTCATCGCGTGCTGTCATCTGCAGTCACGATCGTCCCCGTTTCTTCCACGAATGAGCAACTCGAAACCACTGCTCAACTCGCAACCCGAACAGACCATCGTCGCGATGCTCCCGGCAGGGCTTTTGCGTCGTCGCCACGTAGCGCCGGCCAGTCATGCAACTCGACGCCGACAGCGCGGCGGTCGTCGTGGTGGACATGCAGAACGGGTTCTGCCACCCCGACGGCAGCCTCCACGCACCGGGGAGCGAAGACGCGATCGAACCCGTCGGCGAGGCGGTGTCGACGGCCCGCGAGGCGGGCGCCGAGGTCGTCTGGACCCGCGACGTACACCCGCCCGAGCAGTTCGAGGACGCCCACTACTACGACGAGTTCGACCGCTGGGGCGAACACGTCCTCGAAGGCTCCTGGGAGGCGGAGATCGTCGACGGGCTCGACCCCCGTAAGGAGGACCTGGAGGTCGTGAAACACACCTACGACGCCTTCTACGAGACCCAGCTGGAGGGGTGGCTCGACGCCCACGACATCGACGACCTGGTGATCTGCGGGACGCTGGCGAACGTCTGCGTGCTCCACACCGCCTCCAGCGCGGGCCTGCGAGACTACCGGCCGGTGCTGGTCGAGGACGCCGTCGGCCACATCGAGGAAGGTCACCGCGAGTACGCCCTGGAACACGCCGATTTCCTGTTCGGCGAGGTCGCGCCGCTGGCCGACATCGAGTTCGCCTGAATGGATCCCGACACCGATCCCGGTCGGCTCCGCAGATACGAACCGCGGGACCGAGATGCCGTCTGGAGTCTGCACCGGACCGCGCTACGCGACGCCGGCTCGAACCCCGAAGACGTGCCCGACAACGACGACATCCGCGCTATCGAGGCGAACTACCTCGACACAGGCGGGGAGTTCCTCGTGGTCGAAGTCGGCGGCCAGGACGGGGACGGCGAGGTCGTCGCGATGGGCGGGCTCGCCGTCGAGGGCGAGGAGATCCCCGACGGAGCGGGCGAACTACTGCGGATCGCGGTCCACATCGACCACCAGCGCGAGGGCTACGGCGGCCGGGTCGTCGCCGGGCTGGAGGACGCGGCCCGCGAGCGCGGGCTCGACCGGGTGTTCCTCTGGACCGCCCAGCGCCAGCGGTCGGCCGTCCGCTTCTACCGCTCGCGAGGCTACGAGGGCACCGACCACCGGACCGAGGGCGAGTACGAACTGCTGCGCTTCGAGAAGGCGCTGGGCTAGCGGGACGCTCGGACGGACGGATCCGCCGGTCAGCGTCGTCTGACCGCGAGCGCCGCCGCGAGTGCGAGCGACGACCGTCGCGGTCTCGCGATCGGGCATTGCGAGCGATCGGCGCGGACGCAGGATATCTCTTCTAGTCAGAACAAACTGTTTTCGATAGGGCGAGCGTCCGGGTCGGGGGAACCGCGCCTCGACTATCGCCGGCGGAACTCGACCGAGACGGCGTCGCCGACGGAGAGCGACATCGACTCGTCGACGAGTTTCACGGCCGCCCGTTCCCGGCCGAGCGCGAGCGCCAGACCGGTGATCGGTTCGCCGTCGGCCAGCACCGTCGGGTCCGTCCAGGCCACGTCGCGGCCGTCCACGCTCCCGACGCGCTCGCCGAGGAGGAACGCGTCGGACGGCCGGCCCCGGGCGCGGAGCAGCCCGCCGCAGTCGTAGTGGGGGAGCCCGCCGTCGAGGACTCCGATGGACTCGCCCCCCGCGTCCGTCGCGGCGAGGCCGGCGAAGCGCTCGCCCGGGGCGGGGTGGGTCGGCGAGTCGAGGACCGCGTAGGTGTCGCCCGCCGCGACCACCGTCCCGGTCCCGTCCCAGTCGAGCGCGTCGACGCCCAGCGTCGGGTCGATCTCGACCGGCAGCGACCCCGCGGCGCGGTGGTGGTTCGCGCCGTGCTCGCGAAACCCCAGGTGGAGGTGGTTGGCGACCCACGGCGCGAAGAACCCGGCGCGGACGAGTCGACCCAGCGAGTCGCCCACTGCGACGCGCTCGCCCGGTTCGACGGCGGGGTCGACGTGCAGGACGCGCGCGACGGCGTCGCCGGCGTCGACGAGGATCAGGTGGTCCTCCTCGGCCGCGTACGGTCGTGACGGCGCCCGCACGGTCCGGGTCTCGACCACCTCGCCCGCGACCGGCGAGGGCGCGTCGATCCGAGGGCCGTCCTCGGGGTTCGGCCGGAGCGTGTCGCCGCCGGCGTCGCCGGGGTACAGGTCGACTGCGCAGCCGCGGTCGTGGGCGTCGAACGGCGAGTCGTAGAGGGTGACCCGTCGGAAAGGGGCGAGCGACTCGGCGGACAGCGTGACGGCCATCGGCGGCGGTTGGGCGAGCGGACACATTACGGTCGCGCTTCCGGGTCGAACGCGGACCACGCCGCTCGCGGCCCGAACCGAACACTCCCTCGGGGTCGCCGACAGGGATTTGACCGCGAATTCGAATATTCGGACGATACGCCGGTGCGGCGGCGACGCTGACACTCACCGGTACCCTCCCGGTCGGCGATAGCGCGACGAACGACTCCGCGGAGACCGGCCGCTTCGGCGGGCGGGCCACGGCGACGCCGGCCAGCGACGCGACGGTGACGGTCCCCCGACGGCGTCGAGGCGGCCGACCGAACCCGCGGGGCCGCCCGCACCGGGCAGAACCCGGTTCCGTATCGCGATATGGGATTTATCCCAGTTCGCACACCCCTCTCTCGTCGGTTCGAACACGAACGAGAACCGGTTAGTCAGGCGGGGTCAGCGGCGGATTCGCGGTCGCAGGCGACGCGGTCGCCCACGGAGAGCGTCGCGGGGGCGCCGGGGACGCGGGTGTTGACCATCAGGCGGTAGAAGTGGTCGTACCAGTCGCGGTCGACCCACTCGGGGAGGGTCGCCCGGCGGCGCTCGACGAACCGCTCGCGGAACCCGTCGTCGGACTCCCCGGTGTCCGGGTCCCGCGTCGGAACGACGCAGCGCTGACAGGGGTTGACGCCGGCGAACTCGACGCCGCCGACCGAGAAGCCGACGGTCGACGCCCGGTCGGCGTACAGCCGGTCCTCCCAGAAGGCGGGCGCGTCGACGACGAGGTTCGGCCGGAAACGCCGCCGCAGTTCCGCCGCGTCGACGGCCGGGCGGCCGGACTCGCCGTCGAACCACGACGCGACGGCCTCCAGGGTCGCCGTCGAGATGAGCGTCGGGCCGCCCGCCGACGTGTCGTCGGGGTGCCCCTGTTCGTCGTCGCGTCGGACGGTCACGTCGTAGCCGAAGAACTCCGAGAGCCACGCTTCGAGTTCGCCGCGGTCGGCCTCGGGGTCGAATCGGGCCCACTCGTCGCTCCCCTGCTCGCGCAGACGGACCTCGCCCGCGCCGAAGTCGAACTCGGAGCGGATCCGGTGGACCCGTCGTTCGTTTTTCCCGTTGACGTAGTCGCCGTCGGCGTCGAACAGCGCGTAGCGGCGGTCGGACTCGATGGCGCCCGAGTCGGCCAACCGGACCGACTCGACGGGTTCGGGGTCGAGCGACTTGACGGGGTAGACCCGGATCTCGGAGAGCGGTGGCATACCTCCCGTTCGCGGCGCCCGCCCCTTCAGGTTGCGGTTGCCGCGACGCCTGCCGCCGGCCGAACGCGTGCGGCCGTGGCGGGCCGGGGCGGTCACGATTCGCCGGCGAACGCCGTCAGGACGGCCGACTCCGCCCGCCGCAGGAGTTCCCCCGCCGTGCTGGGTGCGCAGTCCAGTGCCGTCGCCACGTCCGCGACCGAGCCCGACCGGTCCACGTCGTAGTAGCCGACGGCGACGGCGGCTTCCAGCGCCTCTCGCTGGCGGTCGGTCAGCCGCGCGGGCTCGGGCCAGCGGCGGAACTCGCGGACGCGAACGACCTCGGTGTCGAAGGCGGCGTCCAGATCCCGGTAAAACTCCGCGAGCGCGTCCGACTCGCCGACGGCCTCGAACCGCGCCGCGCCGGACCCCCGGAAGGAGACGGGCGGGACGAAGGCGACCCGTGAGTCGGCGACCGCTTCCAGCGCGGCCTCGGGGAGTTCGTAGGCCGACTGCCGGACGAACGCGTAGGTCCCCCCGTCGGCGGCCACCAGCCGCGTTTCGGTCGCCGAATCGACCGCGTCGAGCACCTCGTTCACGGCCGCCGGCTCCGCGTCGAACCAGGTGAGCGTGGTCACGTCGGCCGTCGGCCCCCAGATCAGCAGCTCGGCCCGCGTCACCGGCCCGTCACCCGTCAGTCGCCGATGGAGCGGGTGGGCCGCCTCAGGCGGGTACGTCGTCTCGAAGGTGACCTGCCGCATCGCTCGCTCCGTCGTGCTCAATATAAAAGACCGTACTGATCCGGGACAACGACCGAGGGTCCGGCTCGCCTACGATCGATCGATGACTCACTCGACGCCCGCTCGTGAGCGTCCCAACGGGACCGACACCCTGTCGCCGGAAGCCGGGGGGAGCGGCGCCGCCCCGAC
The window above is part of the Halosimplex rubrum genome. Proteins encoded here:
- a CDS encoding glycerophosphodiester phosphodiesterase, which encodes MELVGHRGCPDHGPENTARAVASAARHLPAVEVDLRRCGSGELVAAHDERVDGFTDGTGRVADLDLAALRGLRVDGSDEPVATFAEILDAAPVETTLHVELKEPGLWRDVQATLDRTDRPPVRLSSFSAPALAEIARSEWDPETGLLFGDHPIANLDLAAALDCANVHPPAGLCLDPGGRALVERAHDAGFGVYAWGLDAAAGDRESRSATVRGLADRGVDGVTTDTWDLPSP
- a CDS encoding universal stress protein, whose protein sequence is MTRYLLATASVHTTAAAADYLADRLGADDEVVVLTASEPDLDARDAGDAANVARSRLLPATVDVLERTGDPADEIRTVLAERDADALLLGPRRGDPAASGDGDGPAAGSALGSTVRALLGDVAVPVVVVPVPESSEPA
- a CDS encoding metal ABC transporter permease, coding for MSAGAAAALAATVLAAVDPSLVTPSVVDPSLALPLQGGLGAVGDLVFGVLLWVLEQWYWLMDWAYYLTGLEMLNPRFRFMQRAILVGLCVGVMAPLIGTFLVHRQLALIGDALAHTGFAGVAVGLFLNAVIDLGVSPYLTAVIVAMIAALCIELISETTDAYNDVSMAIVLSTGFALGTTLISLNAGGLAVGVDQFLFGNLSTVSPQSAAILLVLFAVIVGTVAVTRNQLLYVTFDETAAEVSGIPVNWYNRVMVMLTAMVVVGAMQIMGVILVAAMLVVPVAGATQVSRSFSESLVVSVVLAELAVLLGIAAAYYGGVTAGGVIVLFAVGIYVCAVAVGKIQSARGERTTPDTGSIEADGADIGLAAEDD
- a CDS encoding metal ABC transporter ATP-binding protein, yielding MNSQNIDSGTAERADERTTTAADAEATASEPVVDLAGVTFGYTATPVVEDVSLAVDPGEYVAVVGPNGSGKSTLMQLMLGLLEPDAGRARLFGERADRFDDGERVGYVSQHASAAKEMPITVREVVKMGRFPHVGFGRLSSEDWAVVDEALATVGMTAFADRRVTQLSGGQRQRAFIARALAGEADLLVLDEPTVGVDAESVDAFYDLLAALNAEGITVLLIEHDLGAVVEHADRVVCLNREVYFDGPTDEFVDSDALARAFGPGARSLAGVDG
- a CDS encoding metal ABC transporter substrate-binding protein; this encodes MSHDTDDQQAVTRRDALRAGGAAMLAGVAGCTALPSAPVEAGSDGDGGSEPVAVASFFSFFDFGRRIAEGTPLTVENLVPTGLHGHGWEPNASITRRIIEADAFVHVGEEFQPWADRAIRTIEGDGVDTALINVREGIELVDLAASLDRDEEGVGAQRGKDPHFWLDPRRAKRSVDNIADGFAEIVPEHADALRENAETYKSDVLDRIDADYEAIFDRSGRDVVQLAAHNAFQYLGVRYGVRMRPLVTSLAASGDVKPADIREAERVIRENDIKYIANGVFESQRPAQQLVRETDVEAYFPVTPYAGVHEEWVARNWGYEEIAYNVNMPTLDIVLGNETPENAAPSAEWLEQWRNFEPR
- a CDS encoding type II toxin-antitoxin system HicA family toxin; the encoded protein is MVRTTFSGREIIAVLTDFGYEPVSRSGSHVRLRYENADTGEVRNVDVPMHTEVRIGTLHSIADQCGAEAFEAWCRWIDDHA
- a CDS encoding type II toxin-antitoxin system HicB family antitoxin, encoding MASATDDPDGDGPDGVEFVREDDGTVTARDLETGLARGGDSRAEALAQLAEVLELHEGGGESIENPDEFLRDELDVDPDERDADGPLPEFLR
- a CDS encoding GNAT family N-acetyltransferase yields the protein MHSDARGTARRHWADIIGCRPESVFDSATTVTEWGQNGVEILCWESGGAVGAPPAFLEALREHADHVPFDIDRKGARALVEPVAAVDDVLGPQFVEYCDETTFDPVERGVRRIEPRRLDWLRDPCPVEEWVRSGLAVDADVPTFAVLRADRPVAAVQYGVVDGVAKLAVASHPAHRGEGHAKAAVSAATAHALDRGHLVEYRTVERWTASVALAGGLGFERVARSLLVELK
- a CDS encoding ORC1-type DNA replication protein; this translates as MTEDPEEGMLSWDESVFRDEHVFEIDYLPETFLHRDTQMETLKYALRPAVRGSRPLNVVARGPPGTGKTTAVQKLFGELRAQTDVKTVRVNCQVNSTRYSVFSRLFEGVFDYEPPSSGISFKKLFSQITDQLVDDDRVLAVALDDVNYLFYEDEASDTLYSLLRAHEEQGGAKIGVVCISSDLDLDVIDALDTRVQSVFRPEDVYFPKYDQTEIVDILEERVDRGFHEGVMDAPVLDRVAECTEEQGGDLRVGIDLMRRAGLNAEMRASKAIEMQDVEKAYDKSKYVHLSRRLQELSEAESALLEVIAEHDGKRAGDIYDVFNDETGLGYTRYSEVTNKLDQLGIITASYADVEGRGRSRELTLNYDADAVLERL